From the genome of Nasonia vitripennis strain AsymCx chromosome 1, Nvit_psr_1.1, whole genome shotgun sequence, one region includes:
- the LOC100114230 gene encoding septin-1 isoform X4 yields the protein MDSRKFASLETPGYVGFANLPNQVHRKSVKKGFEFTLMVVGESGLGKSTLVNSLFLTDLYPERVIPNATEKTNQVVKLDASTVEIEERGVKLRLTVVDTPGYGDAIDNTDSFRAIIQYIDDQFERFLRDESGLNRRNIVDNRIHCCFYFISPFGHGLKPLDIEFMKQLHNKVNIVPVIAKADVLTKKEMLRLKKRVLEEIEENGIKIYPLPDCDSDEDEDYKEQVKQLKEAVPFAVCGATTLLEVKGRKVRGRLYPWGVVEVENPDHCDFIKLRTMLITHMQDLQEVTQEVHYENYRSERLAKGAPVPPRRQTITENDKNNAVSEKDRILQEKEAELRRMQEMLAVMQAQMQQQQP from the exons ATGGATTCGCGCAAG TTTGCCAGCTTGGAGACTCCTGGCTATGTAGGTTTTGCAAATCTACCCAATCAAGTACATCGAAAATCTGTGAAGAAGGGCTTTGAATTCACATTGATGGTTGTTGGAGAGTCTGGACTTGGAAAGTCAACCTTGGTGAATAGTCTTTTTCTAACTGATTTGTATCCTGAACGAGTTATTCCTAATGCAACAG AGAAAACAAATCAGGTAGTAAAGCTAGATGCTTCTACTGTAGAAATTGAGGAGAGAGGTGTTAAACTTCGTTTGACTGTAGTTGACACACCAGGATATGGTGATGCAATTGACAATACAGACAGCTTTAGAGCTATAATACAATATATTGATGACCAGTTTGAAAGATTCTTAAGGGATGAAAGTGGTTTGAACAGAAGAAACATTGTGGATAATCGAATTCATTGCtgtttttactttatttcacCCTTTGGACATGG CCTTAAACCATTAGACATTGAATTTATGAAGCAACTGCACAATAAAGTTAATATTGTCCCTGTGATTGCCAAAGCTGACGTTCTCACAAAGAAGGAGATGTTGCGTTTGAAGAAACGAGTTTTAGAAGAAATAGAAGAAAACGGAATTAAAATCTATCCTCTACCAGATTGTGACAGTGACGAGGACGAAGATTACAAGGAACAAGTAAAGCAATTGAAGGAAGCTGTTCCTTTTGCAGTTTGTGGCGCAACTACACTCTTAGAGGTAAAAGGAAGAAAGGTTCGTGGACGGCTTTACCCATGGGGAGTTGTAGAAGTAGAGAATCCTGATCATtgtgattttataaaactaaGGACTATGTTGAT caCCCACATGCAGGATTTGCAAGAAGTCACTCAAGAAGTACATTATGAAAATTATAGAAGTGAACGATTGGCCAAAGGAGCTCCCGTACCACCGCGACGTCAAAC TATAAccgaaaatgataaaaataatgcaGTATCTGAGAAGGATCGTATCTTGCAAGAAAAAGAAGCGGAATTGCGAAGAATGCAGGAAATGTTAGCTGTAATGCAGGCTCAAatgcaacaacagcaaccgTAA
- the LOC100114268 gene encoding tRNA N(3)-methylcytidine methyltransferase METTL6 yields MGNINDDNDKIYVGHVAKQQLTAEEIEKMEAQNSRLVSDFQAMQLEKNAKKHWDLFYKRNEVRFFKDRHWTTREFEELLGLGGVETPQCLFEVGCGVGNLIYPLLEDNINFQKIFACDLSPRAIEFVKSHKLYDPDKVKAFQTDITMENCFDEIDCPIDIATLVFVLSAIHPDKFKSVTNNLYKIMNKNGVVLFRDYGRYDMAQLRFKAGHKISENLYMRQDGTRSYYFTTEEVQNFFESAGFKTINCTYIQRRTVNLKEKIDVPRIFVQAKFTKT; encoded by the exons ATGGGTAATATAAATGATGATAACGATAAAATTTACGTCGGTCACGTGGCGAAGCAGCAGCTAACGGCCGAAGAAATAGAGAAAATGGAAGCGCAAAACTCTAGATTAGTCTCAGATTTTCAAGCTATGCAGCTTGAAAAGAATGCAAAGAAGCATTGGGATTTATTCTATAAAAGAAACGAAGTCAGATTTTTCAAAGATCGACATTGGACAACACGTGAGTTTGAGGAACTTTTGGGGTTAGGAGGCGTGGAAACACCTCAATGCCTATTCGAAGTCGGCTGCGGCGTGGGAAACTTAATTTACCCTCTGCTCGAGGACAACATCAATTTTCAGAAGATTTTCGCTTGCGATCTGTCTCCTAGAGCCATCGAATTTGTCAAA agCCACAAACTATACGATCCAGATAAAGTGAAAGCATTTCAAACTGATATAACAATGGAAAATTGCTTTGATGAAATTGATTGCCCAATTGATATTGCAACACTGGTTTTTGTATTATCTGCTATACATCCAGATAAATTCAAAAG TGTAACAAACaacttatataaaattatgaacaaaAATGGAGTAGTTCTCTTTAGAGATTATGGAAGATATGATATGGCACAACTAAGGTTCAAGGCAGGCCATAAAATATCTGAAAACCTTTATATGCGTCAAGATGGCACAAg gaGTTACTATTTTACAACTGAAGaagtacaaaatttttttgagtcaGCTGGATTTAAAACTATTAATTGTACATATATTCAGCGACGTACCGTTAatttaaaagagaaaattgATGTACCCAGAATTTTTGTTCAAGCTAAATTTACTAAGACTTGA
- the LOC100114230 gene encoding septin-1 isoform X2, with protein sequence MDSRKFASLETPGYVGFANLPNQVHRKSVKKGFEFTLMVVGESGLGKSTLVNSLFLTDLYPERVIPNATAMVELCKKTNQVVKLDASTVEIEERGVKLRLTVVDTPGYGDAIDNTDSFRAIIQYIDDQFERFLRDESGLNRRNIVDNRIHCCFYFISPFGHGLKPLDIEFMKQLHNKVNIVPVIAKADVLTKKEMLRLKKRVLEEIEENGIKIYPLPDCDSDEDEDYKEQVKQLKEAVPFAVCGATTLLEVKGRKVRGRLYPWGVVEVENPDHCDFIKLRTMLITHMQDLQEVTQEVHYENYRSERLAKGAPVPPRRQTITENDKNNAVSEKDRILQEKEAELRRMQEMLAVMQAQMQQQQP encoded by the exons ATGGATTCGCGCAAG TTTGCCAGCTTGGAGACTCCTGGCTATGTAGGTTTTGCAAATCTACCCAATCAAGTACATCGAAAATCTGTGAAGAAGGGCTTTGAATTCACATTGATGGTTGTTGGAGAGTCTGGACTTGGAAAGTCAACCTTGGTGAATAGTCTTTTTCTAACTGATTTGTATCCTGAACGAGTTATTCCTAATGCAACAG CAATGGTAGAACTTTGTA AGAAAACAAATCAGGTAGTAAAGCTAGATGCTTCTACTGTAGAAATTGAGGAGAGAGGTGTTAAACTTCGTTTGACTGTAGTTGACACACCAGGATATGGTGATGCAATTGACAATACAGACAGCTTTAGAGCTATAATACAATATATTGATGACCAGTTTGAAAGATTCTTAAGGGATGAAAGTGGTTTGAACAGAAGAAACATTGTGGATAATCGAATTCATTGCtgtttttactttatttcacCCTTTGGACATGG CCTTAAACCATTAGACATTGAATTTATGAAGCAACTGCACAATAAAGTTAATATTGTCCCTGTGATTGCCAAAGCTGACGTTCTCACAAAGAAGGAGATGTTGCGTTTGAAGAAACGAGTTTTAGAAGAAATAGAAGAAAACGGAATTAAAATCTATCCTCTACCAGATTGTGACAGTGACGAGGACGAAGATTACAAGGAACAAGTAAAGCAATTGAAGGAAGCTGTTCCTTTTGCAGTTTGTGGCGCAACTACACTCTTAGAGGTAAAAGGAAGAAAGGTTCGTGGACGGCTTTACCCATGGGGAGTTGTAGAAGTAGAGAATCCTGATCATtgtgattttataaaactaaGGACTATGTTGAT caCCCACATGCAGGATTTGCAAGAAGTCACTCAAGAAGTACATTATGAAAATTATAGAAGTGAACGATTGGCCAAAGGAGCTCCCGTACCACCGCGACGTCAAAC TATAAccgaaaatgataaaaataatgcaGTATCTGAGAAGGATCGTATCTTGCAAGAAAAAGAAGCGGAATTGCGAAGAATGCAGGAAATGTTAGCTGTAATGCAGGCTCAAatgcaacaacagcaaccgTAA
- the LOC100114230 gene encoding septin-1 isoform X1 has protein sequence MSSESVKTFASLETPGYVGFANLPNQVHRKSVKKGFEFTLMVVGESGLGKSTLVNSLFLTDLYPERVIPNATAMVELCKKTNQVVKLDASTVEIEERGVKLRLTVVDTPGYGDAIDNTDSFRAIIQYIDDQFERFLRDESGLNRRNIVDNRIHCCFYFISPFGHGLKPLDIEFMKQLHNKVNIVPVIAKADVLTKKEMLRLKKRVLEEIEENGIKIYPLPDCDSDEDEDYKEQVKQLKEAVPFAVCGATTLLEVKGRKVRGRLYPWGVVEVENPDHCDFIKLRTMLITHMQDLQEVTQEVHYENYRSERLAKGAPVPPRRQTITENDKNNAVSEKDRILQEKEAELRRMQEMLAVMQAQMQQQQP, from the exons ATGTCGAGCGAGAGCGTGAAAACG TTTGCCAGCTTGGAGACTCCTGGCTATGTAGGTTTTGCAAATCTACCCAATCAAGTACATCGAAAATCTGTGAAGAAGGGCTTTGAATTCACATTGATGGTTGTTGGAGAGTCTGGACTTGGAAAGTCAACCTTGGTGAATAGTCTTTTTCTAACTGATTTGTATCCTGAACGAGTTATTCCTAATGCAACAG CAATGGTAGAACTTTGTA AGAAAACAAATCAGGTAGTAAAGCTAGATGCTTCTACTGTAGAAATTGAGGAGAGAGGTGTTAAACTTCGTTTGACTGTAGTTGACACACCAGGATATGGTGATGCAATTGACAATACAGACAGCTTTAGAGCTATAATACAATATATTGATGACCAGTTTGAAAGATTCTTAAGGGATGAAAGTGGTTTGAACAGAAGAAACATTGTGGATAATCGAATTCATTGCtgtttttactttatttcacCCTTTGGACATGG CCTTAAACCATTAGACATTGAATTTATGAAGCAACTGCACAATAAAGTTAATATTGTCCCTGTGATTGCCAAAGCTGACGTTCTCACAAAGAAGGAGATGTTGCGTTTGAAGAAACGAGTTTTAGAAGAAATAGAAGAAAACGGAATTAAAATCTATCCTCTACCAGATTGTGACAGTGACGAGGACGAAGATTACAAGGAACAAGTAAAGCAATTGAAGGAAGCTGTTCCTTTTGCAGTTTGTGGCGCAACTACACTCTTAGAGGTAAAAGGAAGAAAGGTTCGTGGACGGCTTTACCCATGGGGAGTTGTAGAAGTAGAGAATCCTGATCATtgtgattttataaaactaaGGACTATGTTGAT caCCCACATGCAGGATTTGCAAGAAGTCACTCAAGAAGTACATTATGAAAATTATAGAAGTGAACGATTGGCCAAAGGAGCTCCCGTACCACCGCGACGTCAAAC TATAAccgaaaatgataaaaataatgcaGTATCTGAGAAGGATCGTATCTTGCAAGAAAAAGAAGCGGAATTGCGAAGAATGCAGGAAATGTTAGCTGTAATGCAGGCTCAAatgcaacaacagcaaccgTAA
- the LOC100114187 gene encoding mitochondrial import inner membrane translocase subunit Tim22: MHKFNNPFNPKPSTPLTEEEGVTEVKKERKSVFVHNEEWDQIAIHLIGTQQRYRENIIIPRALGGGYIKSNEEKAVERFMESCAFKSIMSCVLGFGLGAALGLFTSSVNPNVAAVEKQQTAREILREMKTTTLGYAKNFAVIGFVFSGVECAIESYRGKSDWKNGTYAGGLTGGMIGLRAGVKAGIVGAAGFAAFSTAIDYYMHRS; this comes from the exons ATGCACAAGTTCAACAATCCATTTAATCCAAAGCCGTCAACACCTTTGACTGAGGAAGAAGGAGTTACAGAAgtcaaaaaagaaagaaaaagtgtATTTGTGCACAATGAAGAATGGGATCAAATTGCAATACACCTCATTGGCACACAGCAGAGGTATCGAGAAAATATAATCATACCAAGAGCTTTAGGAGGTGGTTACATAAAATCAAATGAAGAAAAAGCCGTAGAAAGGTTTATGGAAAGCTGTGCTTTCAAAAGCATTATGAGCTGTGTCTTag GATTTGGACTTGGAGCGGCATTGGGCTTATTTACCTCTAGTGTGAATCCAAATGTTGCTGCTGTTGAAAAACAGCAAACAGCTCGTGAAATACTACGAGAAATGAAAACTACAACTTTAGGATATGCAAAAAATTTTGCTGTCATTGGATTCGTCTTTTCGggtgttgaatgtgctattgAATCA TATAGAGGTAAATCCGATTGGAAGAACGGCACCTATGCTGGAGGATTGACGGGAGGAATGATAGGTTTAAGAG CCGGTGTTAAGGCAGGCATTGTCGGTGCGGCCGGTTTTGCGGCCTTCTCTACAGCAATAGACTATTATATGCATAGATCTTGA
- the LOC100114230 gene encoding septin-1 isoform X3, with the protein MSSESVKTFASLETPGYVGFANLPNQVHRKSVKKGFEFTLMVVGESGLGKSTLVNSLFLTDLYPERVIPNATEKTNQVVKLDASTVEIEERGVKLRLTVVDTPGYGDAIDNTDSFRAIIQYIDDQFERFLRDESGLNRRNIVDNRIHCCFYFISPFGHGLKPLDIEFMKQLHNKVNIVPVIAKADVLTKKEMLRLKKRVLEEIEENGIKIYPLPDCDSDEDEDYKEQVKQLKEAVPFAVCGATTLLEVKGRKVRGRLYPWGVVEVENPDHCDFIKLRTMLITHMQDLQEVTQEVHYENYRSERLAKGAPVPPRRQTITENDKNNAVSEKDRILQEKEAELRRMQEMLAVMQAQMQQQQP; encoded by the exons ATGTCGAGCGAGAGCGTGAAAACG TTTGCCAGCTTGGAGACTCCTGGCTATGTAGGTTTTGCAAATCTACCCAATCAAGTACATCGAAAATCTGTGAAGAAGGGCTTTGAATTCACATTGATGGTTGTTGGAGAGTCTGGACTTGGAAAGTCAACCTTGGTGAATAGTCTTTTTCTAACTGATTTGTATCCTGAACGAGTTATTCCTAATGCAACAG AGAAAACAAATCAGGTAGTAAAGCTAGATGCTTCTACTGTAGAAATTGAGGAGAGAGGTGTTAAACTTCGTTTGACTGTAGTTGACACACCAGGATATGGTGATGCAATTGACAATACAGACAGCTTTAGAGCTATAATACAATATATTGATGACCAGTTTGAAAGATTCTTAAGGGATGAAAGTGGTTTGAACAGAAGAAACATTGTGGATAATCGAATTCATTGCtgtttttactttatttcacCCTTTGGACATGG CCTTAAACCATTAGACATTGAATTTATGAAGCAACTGCACAATAAAGTTAATATTGTCCCTGTGATTGCCAAAGCTGACGTTCTCACAAAGAAGGAGATGTTGCGTTTGAAGAAACGAGTTTTAGAAGAAATAGAAGAAAACGGAATTAAAATCTATCCTCTACCAGATTGTGACAGTGACGAGGACGAAGATTACAAGGAACAAGTAAAGCAATTGAAGGAAGCTGTTCCTTTTGCAGTTTGTGGCGCAACTACACTCTTAGAGGTAAAAGGAAGAAAGGTTCGTGGACGGCTTTACCCATGGGGAGTTGTAGAAGTAGAGAATCCTGATCATtgtgattttataaaactaaGGACTATGTTGAT caCCCACATGCAGGATTTGCAAGAAGTCACTCAAGAAGTACATTATGAAAATTATAGAAGTGAACGATTGGCCAAAGGAGCTCCCGTACCACCGCGACGTCAAAC TATAAccgaaaatgataaaaataatgcaGTATCTGAGAAGGATCGTATCTTGCAAGAAAAAGAAGCGGAATTGCGAAGAATGCAGGAAATGTTAGCTGTAATGCAGGCTCAAatgcaacaacagcaaccgTAA
- the Or187 gene encoding odorant receptor 187, whose amino-acid sequence MKLNGYDKFYYTLHKYVLTCIGLWPYQSRMSKRFFFITYGISSCSLIIALIAGLSEKWSTDPVIILENMLGIIFLTSSTAESSILYMHESKIIEFYDKIKTDWKKLTNKKEIEILQMHTRKGQFVSTAYILYGIPAFAIFGFVTFLPPILDPPSRVEYSHIFPYYFYCMIINEDFRYYQIVLHCMVSFSYASVSYLAVNCTFAKCVNHVCGIYAIICYRLQNAIEPTVVRGPFNKLKNSKLIRFNLIDVIAKHREVIHGVDMIEQIFSTGFLVIEIAGFSGIALVIADILYNQKNAYQLFRIMVVTAIFLVYIFYINWMGEQIIQVSDDVRLTAYFIDWFTLSIEAQEIIHMIVWRSCKTNKLTAGSFVALSLENFLSMLKTSWSVATVLLSAHRSQKNAHFTGYGITNSFTNSSST is encoded by the exons ATGAAATTGAATGGTTATGACAAATTTTACTACACACTGCACAAATATGTTTTAACGTGTATAGGTTTGTGGCCATATCAATCGAGAATGAGCAAaagattcttttttataacatACGGAATTTCATCATGTTCCCTCATAATAGCGTTG ATCGCTGGTTTATCCGAAAAATGGAGCACCGATCCCGTCATAATTCTTGAAAACATGTTAGGAATCATTTTTCTTACTTCTAGTACTGCCGAATCTTCAATTTTATACATGCATGAAAGCAAG ATTATAGAATTTTATGATAAAATCAAAACTGACTGGAAGAAGTTGACGAACAAGAAGGAAATAGAGATACTTCAAATGCATACTCGAAAAGGACAGTTTGTATCAACCGCATACATCT TATATGGAATACCAGCTTTTGCAATTTTTGGTTTCGTAACGTTCCTGCCGCCGATTCTAGACCCTCCTTCCAGGGTGGAATATTCTCATATCTTTCCTTACTACTTTTATTGTATGATAATCAACGAAGATTTTCGCTACTATCAGATAGTTCTGCACTGTATGGTATCGTTTTCCTATGCCAGTGTATCCTATTTGGCCGTCAATTGTACGTTtgcaaaatgtgtaaaccacGTTTGTGGAATATATGCTATTATTTG TTATAGATTACAGAATGCGATAGAGCCAACTGTCGTAAGAGGACcttttaataaattgaaaaatagtaAATTAATTAGGTTCAATTTGATTGATGTTATCGCAAAACATCGCGAAGTTATACA tggaGTCGATATGATCGAACAAATATTCAGTACAGGCTTTCTTGTCATAGAAATAGCCGGCTTCTCAGGTATTGCCCTCGTAATAGCCGAC attttatacaATCAAAAAAATGCATATCAACTGTTTCGCATCATGGTTGTGACAGCGATATTCCTTGTTTacatattttacataaattgGATGGGCGAACAAATAATACAAGTATCGGACGATGTCCGCCTTACAGC TTATTTTATCGATTGGTTCACGCTCTCAATCGAAGCTCAGGAAATCATACATATGATCGTCTGGCGAAGTTGTAAGACGAACAAATTGACAGCCGGATCATTTGTTGCTTTATCGTTGGAGAACTTTTTATCG ATGCTGAAAACCTCGTGGTCTGTTGCTACTGTACTCTTATCTGCTCATCGAAGCCAGAAAAACGCACATTTCACCGGTTATGGAATTACAAATTCCTTCACGAATTCATCGTCaacgtaa